Proteins encoded within one genomic window of Candidatus Sysuiplasma jiujiangense:
- a CDS encoding ABC transporter ATP-binding protein → MSIEVRDLVVEFKGVRALDGLNFEADDGEFLVILGPSGCGKTTALKCIAGLLEPTSGEIYIDGKIVNGVYPSERNIAMVFQNYALYPHMTVYDNIALNMRMKRLPKDVIDAKVRNVASKLQIDQMLKKRPKELSGGQAQRVGLARAMVREPTAYLMDEPLSNLDAKLRNEMRDEMKRFQNITGKSIIYVTHDQVEAMTLGDRIVVMNKGRIVQEDAPKKLFDDPDHVFVANFLGNPPMNMINVDLLPSGTSEYRLKIDDALNGNARIATDGSVRLPQSAVIGIRPTDLRYSEKGNVSAVFDYAELLGADVNVHFHLGPDRCIARIERRDENEKLLEISKGSHFSLDVSPDRLFIFDAQTQRRIRTAVKEFSI, encoded by the coding sequence ATGTCGATAGAAGTAAGAGACCTTGTGGTCGAATTCAAGGGCGTCAGGGCACTCGATGGCCTGAATTTCGAAGCCGACGACGGTGAATTCCTGGTGATACTCGGTCCGTCGGGATGCGGTAAGACGACTGCACTGAAGTGCATTGCGGGCCTGCTTGAACCAACTTCAGGGGAGATATACATTGACGGAAAGATAGTTAATGGCGTCTATCCTTCGGAGAGAAACATTGCGATGGTCTTCCAGAACTATGCGCTATATCCGCACATGACGGTATACGACAACATAGCACTGAACATGAGGATGAAGAGGCTGCCAAAGGATGTAATCGATGCAAAAGTCAGGAACGTGGCGTCAAAACTGCAGATTGACCAGATGCTGAAGAAGAGACCGAAGGAGCTGTCAGGAGGGCAGGCCCAGAGAGTTGGTCTCGCGAGGGCAATGGTCAGAGAGCCCACAGCATACCTGATGGATGAACCGCTTTCCAACCTTGATGCGAAGCTCAGAAACGAGATGCGAGATGAAATGAAACGCTTCCAGAATATCACCGGCAAGTCCATTATTTACGTGACGCATGACCAGGTTGAGGCAATGACGCTGGGTGACAGAATTGTCGTCATGAATAAGGGCAGAATAGTACAGGAAGATGCCCCGAAAAAGCTTTTCGACGATCCTGATCATGTTTTTGTCGCGAATTTTCTCGGCAATCCGCCGATGAATATGATCAATGTGGACTTATTGCCCAGCGGCACATCAGAATACAGGTTAAAGATTGACGATGCCCTGAACGGGAACGCACGCATTGCGACGGACGGATCGGTACGCCTTCCGCAGTCAGCCGTGATCGGCATCAGGCCTACAGACCTGAGGTATTCGGAAAAAGGCAACGTGTCGGCTGTTTTTGACTATGCGGAGCTGCTGGGAGCCGACGTGAACGTGCATTTCCACCTTGGCCCTGACAGATGCATTGCAAGAATAGAGCGGAGAGACGAAAATGAGAAACTTCTTGAAATCAGCAAGGGAAGTCATTTTTCTCTCGATGTCTCGCCTGACAGACTTTTTATTTTTGATGCGCAGACGCAGCGCAGGATAAGAACAGCAGTAAAAGAGTTTTCAATATGA
- a CDS encoding dihydrodipicolinate synthase family protein gives MNRELHGIWAPLPTPLTRKGEVDVESLRALVNHLITGGIDGLFPLGTAGEFALLSPDERRLVTDTVVDAANGRVPVFAGVSDPSTENIIAFAKQAIDVGVDGIIATPPYYYTTSEDALYRHFCLLHSKLPVPIVVYNIPSFTHIFIPVSVVSRLADEGCIAGMKYTEYNLYNLITFISETRKKIAIFTGSDAMAYSCLDFGGSGAIIGVSNVAPKMAAGIYDYFVSGRKDRAREMQIKLMPAISAIGMGEFPAGLKEAVSYAGMNVGKPKEPIPDVTPEQRREIHALLNRAGIRRHR, from the coding sequence ATGAACAGGGAATTGCATGGTATCTGGGCGCCGTTGCCGACGCCGCTTACAAGAAAAGGTGAGGTTGATGTCGAAAGTCTCCGGGCACTTGTCAATCATCTCATAACCGGAGGCATAGACGGCCTTTTCCCCCTGGGAACTGCCGGTGAGTTTGCGCTCCTGTCTCCGGATGAGAGGCGCCTGGTGACGGATACAGTTGTCGACGCGGCAAACGGCAGGGTCCCTGTCTTTGCAGGAGTATCAGATCCGAGTACCGAAAACATAATCGCCTTTGCAAAACAGGCAATAGACGTTGGGGTTGACGGCATAATTGCCACCCCTCCCTATTACTATACAACCTCGGAAGATGCTCTTTACAGGCATTTCTGCCTTCTCCACAGTAAACTTCCTGTCCCCATCGTAGTGTACAATATTCCTTCGTTTACACACATATTCATACCAGTAAGCGTCGTAAGCAGACTGGCGGATGAGGGCTGTATCGCCGGCATGAAGTATACCGAGTATAATCTTTACAATCTGATCACGTTCATATCCGAAACAAGGAAAAAGATTGCCATTTTCACCGGTTCGGATGCAATGGCATATTCGTGTCTTGATTTCGGAGGGAGCGGAGCAATCATAGGCGTTTCGAACGTCGCGCCGAAAATGGCGGCCGGCATCTATGATTATTTTGTTTCAGGAAGAAAGGACAGGGCACGCGAGATGCAGATCAAGCTGATGCCTGCAATAAGCGCAATCGGGATGGGCGAATTTCCTGCGGGGCTCAAGGAGGCTGTCAGTTATGCCGGCATGAACGTCGGAAAACCGAAGGAACCCATTCCGGACGTTACGCCTGAACAGAGAAGGGAAATACACGCCCTGCTTAACCGCGCCGGCATACGCAGGCACCGGTAA
- the lpdA gene encoding dihydrolipoyl dehydrogenase, producing MPEDPVAVIGAGPAGYPCAIRLSQLGKKVAIIEKDEVGGECLNFGCIPSKTIIQAADLCYRYNAFTEKGIFLSGKGSVDMEKLQEFKEGVVRRLTKGVQSLLNSYGASTIRGNCRFVSGNELEIDGYGRLKFSSAVIATGSVFSPLPSAQFDHVNILDARDFLSIRKIPASLLVVGGGYIGMELGIAAAKMGSRVTVVEVLDSIMSGTDTEILRVVEKRLGKLAITVYTGSAVQSVSKTKEGVSVSVRDAGGKDLTLKAEKVLVSIGKKSSAGSLGLEHAGVKTDGKGFVPVDEQCRTNAANIYAIGDVTGPPFLAHRATAMGRIAAEVIAGLPSAMDQKVMPTALFTDPEISSTGMSPADAEKAGISARSVRFPYAASGRALSLGESEGFVRLVVAGDGTVLGCQIVGMDASELISEVSLAIEMGATAEDIAMTVHPHPTLPEMIMEASELAGKKPTNIYQK from the coding sequence ATGCCGGAAGACCCAGTGGCCGTCATCGGTGCCGGACCGGCGGGGTACCCCTGCGCAATACGGCTTTCGCAGCTCGGAAAGAAGGTTGCGATTATTGAGAAGGACGAGGTCGGCGGGGAATGCCTGAATTTCGGATGCATTCCCTCGAAGACGATAATACAGGCTGCTGATCTCTGCTACAGGTACAACGCATTTACGGAGAAGGGAATTTTCCTGTCGGGTAAGGGAAGCGTCGACATGGAAAAACTGCAGGAGTTCAAGGAAGGTGTTGTAAGGAGACTGACAAAAGGGGTGCAATCGCTGCTCAATTCATACGGCGCCAGCACTATCAGGGGAAACTGCAGGTTTGTCTCCGGGAATGAGCTGGAAATTGACGGCTACGGCAGGCTGAAATTTTCCAGCGCTGTTATAGCCACCGGTTCGGTCTTTTCGCCGTTGCCCTCGGCACAGTTTGATCATGTGAATATACTCGATGCGCGGGATTTTCTGTCGATCAGGAAAATTCCGGCGTCGCTGCTGGTTGTGGGGGGCGGCTACATCGGAATGGAACTCGGCATTGCGGCCGCAAAGATGGGCTCAAGAGTGACTGTCGTGGAAGTGCTTGACAGTATAATGAGCGGCACAGATACTGAGATTCTAAGGGTCGTCGAGAAAAGGCTTGGTAAACTTGCGATCACGGTATACACCGGATCGGCTGTTCAGTCCGTCTCAAAGACAAAGGAGGGTGTGAGCGTCAGTGTAAGGGATGCCGGCGGAAAGGATCTTACGCTGAAGGCTGAAAAAGTGCTGGTCAGCATAGGAAAGAAATCCTCTGCCGGAAGCTTGGGGCTTGAGCATGCAGGTGTCAAAACAGACGGGAAAGGGTTTGTTCCTGTAGATGAGCAATGCAGAACAAATGCCGCAAACATATATGCAATTGGAGATGTGACGGGTCCGCCTTTCCTGGCTCACAGGGCGACGGCAATGGGCCGGATTGCTGCCGAGGTTATAGCCGGCCTGCCCTCGGCAATGGATCAGAAGGTAATGCCCACGGCCCTATTCACCGATCCTGAAATTTCCAGCACCGGAATGTCCCCCGCGGACGCGGAAAAGGCAGGCATCAGTGCGAGATCTGTCCGCTTCCCGTATGCCGCATCAGGCCGGGCACTCAGTCTTGGGGAAAGCGAAGGGTTCGTGAGGCTTGTGGTCGCAGGGGACGGGACGGTGCTCGGGTGCCAGATTGTCGGCATGGATGCATCTGAACTCATCAGCGAGGTTTCGCTCGCGATCGAGATGGGCGCAACTGCGGAGGATATAGCGATGACGGTGCATCCGCACCCCACACTGCCTGAGATGATAATGGAGGCATCCGAGCTTGCTGGAAAAAAGCCGACAAACATCTACCAGAAGTGA
- a CDS encoding sugar ABC transporter permease, with protein sequence MTAYIFIAPLFAMMFAFVFFPVLFSLYISLYHYDPFFHKIYFIGLTNYFNVLENPSFIFSIFNVLYYTVVVVTIQTFLAFFLALLFNNKLPASRTTRALVFLPAISSPVAFSIIFIWVFSPQGLVNSFLPYVNIFNLPHNENWLLSTTYAFPAIMAMNIFSTAPYFMVIYIAGLQAIPTQILEAAALDGVKSSWHKFRYIYFPMLRFTTTFVIILGLIGSIQLFDQVFVITDGGPAHATYVPLMFIYNRAFLYDELGQSAAASFVLFAVIMLLTLTQRRFFKEMTWA encoded by the coding sequence ATGACAGCTTACATTTTTATTGCGCCTCTGTTTGCCATGATGTTTGCATTTGTTTTCTTTCCTGTATTGTTTTCACTTTACATCAGCCTTTATCATTACGATCCGTTTTTTCATAAAATTTACTTCATAGGACTGACCAATTACTTCAATGTGCTGGAAAATCCGAGCTTCATCTTCTCAATATTCAATGTTCTTTACTACACCGTTGTTGTTGTCACCATTCAGACGTTTCTCGCGTTTTTCCTCGCACTTCTCTTCAACAACAAATTACCGGCTTCAAGAACGACGAGAGCGCTCGTCTTTCTCCCCGCAATATCATCACCGGTGGCTTTCTCGATAATATTCATCTGGGTATTTTCCCCGCAGGGGCTTGTTAATTCCTTCCTCCCCTATGTGAACATATTCAATCTTCCGCATAACGAAAACTGGCTGCTGAGCACAACATACGCATTTCCAGCGATCATGGCGATGAACATTTTCTCCACTGCTCCATATTTCATGGTAATATATATTGCAGGACTGCAGGCAATTCCGACGCAGATACTGGAAGCCGCTGCCCTGGACGGCGTCAAGAGCAGCTGGCACAAGTTCAGGTACATCTACTTCCCCATGCTCAGGTTTACTACCACATTTGTCATAATTCTTGGCCTTATCGGATCCATACAGCTATTCGATCAGGTGTTCGTGATAACCGACGGCGGTCCCGCGCACGCAACTTATGTGCCCCTGATGTTCATATACAACAGGGCATTCCTTTACGATGAACTGGGACAGTCCGCTGCCGCATCCTTCGTTCTCTTTGCAGTCATAATGCTCCTGACGCTCACACAGCGAAGATTCTTCAAGGAGATGACATGGGCATGA
- a CDS encoding pyruvoyl-dependent arginine decarboxylase encodes MFPVPSKFFVTSGKAISKVSDLNAFDQALILAGIGEQNLVSVSSVLPVGIRKIPKKDLPRGMVTHCVLAQMRGGEGETISAGVAYGFRADDQGGYVAEGHMHGTKKNLTQILQWKMDEMAKLRRIKFKKITYVTEELDIPLDHYGACLAAVVFTHDD; translated from the coding sequence ATGTTTCCGGTCCCATCGAAATTTTTCGTGACTTCTGGAAAGGCCATCAGCAAGGTTTCGGATCTCAACGCATTCGATCAGGCACTGATACTGGCTGGAATCGGGGAACAGAATCTTGTTTCTGTTTCGTCGGTCCTGCCGGTAGGCATCAGGAAGATACCCAAAAAAGACCTGCCGCGCGGAATGGTCACGCACTGCGTACTCGCGCAGATGAGAGGAGGGGAGGGGGAGACGATTTCAGCAGGTGTGGCGTATGGATTCCGCGCCGATGACCAGGGAGGGTACGTTGCCGAAGGACACATGCATGGAACAAAGAAAAATCTCACCCAGATACTTCAGTGGAAAATGGATGAAATGGCTAAGCTGAGGAGGATCAAGTTCAAGAAAATAACATACGTCACGGAGGAACTTGACATACCTCTGGATCACTATGGTGCGTGTCTTGCGGCAGTTGTTTTCACGCACGACGACTGA
- a CDS encoding nucleoside monophosphate kinase, translated as MKNRLVFLGPPGAGKGTQALIISRRFSIPRIATGDLLRDEIATGSELGLNARRYVDDGKLVPDEVVNEILRNRLAELKSGFIIDGYPRTIEQAKFLDGVTVLDLVLYFDAPEGILVDRIINRRICPVCNSVYNTTEYPPKVDNLCDRDRTPLIQRSDDNREVAEARIRTFWEKTAPLVQFYFEKNLLAKIDAKRKFDQVTGEILVVMNS; from the coding sequence ATGAAAAACCGCCTTGTTTTTCTCGGTCCGCCGGGCGCGGGGAAGGGCACTCAGGCACTGATAATATCGAGAAGGTTTTCCATTCCCAGGATAGCGACCGGGGACCTTCTGAGGGATGAAATTGCAACAGGATCTGAACTCGGACTCAATGCAAGGCGTTACGTGGATGACGGCAAACTCGTTCCTGATGAGGTGGTGAATGAAATTCTTCGGAACAGACTTGCTGAGCTCAAATCGGGCTTCATTATTGATGGTTATCCAAGGACTATTGAACAGGCAAAATTCCTGGATGGTGTTACTGTCCTCGATCTTGTGCTTTATTTTGATGCACCTGAGGGAATACTCGTGGACAGGATCATTAACAGAAGGATATGCCCAGTCTGCAATTCAGTCTATAACACCACAGAATATCCGCCAAAGGTGGACAATCTCTGCGACAGGGACCGGACCCCTCTGATCCAGAGGAGTGATGACAACAGGGAGGTTGCAGAGGCACGAATAAGAACATTCTGGGAAAAAACTGCACCTCTGGTGCAGTTCTATTTTGAGAAAAATCTTCTGGCCAAGATTGATGCAAAGAGGAAATTCGACCAGGTAACCGGTGAAATACTAGTTGTAATGAATTCATAG
- a CDS encoding carbohydrate ABC transporter permease, with protein MSKSKSATLQALMIILAVIYFVPFYWMILKSFRSSIFAGFPVDLNPVSRTSIANFVSNFNYVWSFGSFPMWYFNSIFVAVVVVASSVFIGSLAGYAFARLDFPGRNLLFYAVLATLMIPFPVITISEYVFMVNLGWINSYQGLILPQIASAVNVYLMRQYFLTIPGEIEDAAKIDGLRPAQIFFRISAPLAKPAFAASAIFTFIGSWNNFIWPLFEIQSTGMYTLPLALNFFKGANGTQIYWNQMMLATTITLIPTFIIYVIFERFFIQGISLTGTKG; from the coding sequence ATGAGCAAATCGAAAAGTGCAACGCTTCAGGCGCTGATGATAATACTGGCGGTAATCTATTTCGTCCCATTCTACTGGATGATCCTTAAGTCATTCCGATCCAGCATATTTGCGGGATTCCCGGTGGATCTGAATCCTGTTTCCAGGACAAGCATTGCAAATTTCGTGTCGAATTTCAACTACGTCTGGAGTTTCGGAAGTTTTCCCATGTGGTATTTCAATAGCATTTTTGTTGCCGTCGTTGTTGTTGCTTCAAGTGTCTTCATCGGATCGCTTGCCGGCTACGCGTTCGCACGTCTTGATTTTCCCGGAAGAAATTTGTTATTTTACGCTGTTCTGGCGACACTGATGATTCCTTTCCCTGTGATCACCATATCCGAATATGTTTTCATGGTGAATCTCGGCTGGATAAATTCGTATCAGGGACTGATACTGCCGCAGATTGCTTCGGCGGTAAACGTATATCTGATGCGGCAGTATTTCCTGACAATACCGGGCGAAATAGAGGATGCCGCAAAAATTGACGGCTTGCGTCCTGCCCAGATATTCTTCAGGATATCCGCGCCTCTTGCCAAGCCCGCCTTTGCGGCCAGCGCAATCTTTACATTCATAGGATCATGGAATAATTTTATCTGGCCACTATTTGAAATACAGTCGACAGGCATGTATACGCTGCCTCTGGCACTCAATTTTTTCAAGGGAGCCAATGGAACACAGATTTACTGGAATCAGATGATGCTTGCGACCACCATTACACTCATTCCAACATTCATCATATACGTCATTTTCGAGAGATTCTTCATTCAGGGCATTTCACTCACCGGTACGAAGGGATGA
- a CDS encoding chromate resistance protein — protein sequence MKWITREKAKVDRIACPWLISRFVDRNAEFLFVPKEKVLTVAKEEKAVPFDTPGAELFHFEENGKEYVSFDSIIRKYRLSDAALLELARIVRGADASIPDAPAESAGLEAAALGFREIAGNDHENMKIQFPLYDALYAYCKGKIAGKSKLEHAHS from the coding sequence ATGAAATGGATAACAAGAGAAAAAGCCAAAGTGGACAGAATTGCGTGCCCCTGGCTGATATCAAGGTTCGTGGACAGGAATGCGGAATTTCTGTTTGTTCCAAAGGAAAAGGTACTCACGGTTGCAAAGGAGGAAAAGGCTGTTCCATTCGACACTCCGGGAGCAGAATTGTTTCATTTTGAAGAGAATGGAAAGGAGTATGTGAGTTTTGATTCCATAATAAGGAAGTACAGGCTCTCGGATGCTGCTCTTCTTGAACTGGCGAGGATAGTAAGGGGAGCGGACGCAAGTATTCCTGATGCGCCGGCTGAATCCGCGGGACTGGAGGCGGCGGCGCTCGGATTCAGGGAAATAGCCGGAAACGACCATGAAAATATGAAAATCCAGTTTCCGCTCTATGATGCGCTGTATGCATACTGCAAGGGAAAGATAGCAGGAAAATCGAAATTGGAACACGCGCACAGTTAA
- a CDS encoding site-2 protease family protein: MDRQDTYSGTYSYDYGYSPSTYPYNYVPRGMRFSSEEIKNILLAMAVLTVAFTIILHDWFSPLLFLDFGVAVVAALTGFLFHELMHKYYAQKFGAWAEFRSSKFGLLMAFITSLFGFLLAAPGAVYISGNLDSKENGIVSIAGPLTNSAFSILFLLLAFVFSFNLVAFETLAYISFLDAWLGLFNMIPVPPLDGYKVLRWNTVNYAAGVLVPLGIIVFLTFMHVGFV, encoded by the coding sequence ATGGATAGGCAGGACACATACAGCGGCACCTACAGCTACGATTACGGATACTCACCCTCGACATATCCGTATAATTATGTTCCCAGAGGAATGAGGTTCAGCAGCGAGGAGATCAAGAATATACTGCTCGCCATGGCCGTTCTTACAGTTGCATTTACGATCATATTACATGACTGGTTCAGTCCACTCCTTTTCCTTGACTTCGGTGTTGCCGTAGTCGCAGCACTGACCGGTTTTCTTTTCCATGAGCTGATGCACAAATATTATGCACAGAAGTTCGGTGCATGGGCGGAGTTCAGATCATCGAAATTCGGCCTACTAATGGCATTCATTACCTCCCTTTTCGGATTTCTACTCGCAGCGCCGGGGGCAGTCTACATCTCCGGCAACCTCGACAGTAAGGAAAACGGGATTGTCAGCATTGCGGGCCCGCTTACCAACAGCGCCTTTTCAATCCTGTTCCTGCTGCTCGCCTTCGTGTTCTCGTTCAACCTGGTTGCGTTCGAAACGCTCGCTTATATATCATTCCTTGACGCCTGGCTCGGACTCTTCAATATGATACCCGTCCCGCCCCTGGACGGCTACAAAGTCCTCAGATGGAACACTGTGAATTATGCCGCCGGCGTGTTGGTGCCGCTCGGTATCATCGTCTTCCTGACGTTCATGCATGTCGGCTTTGTTTGA
- a CDS encoding extracellular solute-binding protein, giving the protein MRTVGVIVVIVVVIAAAASAGYILTKPKSKLTIVFSGWVSSGAEYTFDQQMVKNFNAMHPNDSVVFSPITGNYYGVLSTKFTTNTAPAVMYMENDALPAYAKAGYLLNMTPFLNANSSYDVQGFVPQILNTFTYKGGIYAAPKDWSPLFIYFNKYIFNQEKVPYPGNLTVWNWTTMTSTLQQLKNNETMLPGGGSGYYPMVVGAQFARILAFMHEAGGQWISQSGSGAAPNSAGLLSAIEFWYGLYQKGLAGLNTNMSAGWNGGDFSTGKVGMVVSGGWTYPVATGNGSFFHNNLNALGYYHMPSDVQNGTMGFDVGLAINSHLPAAKQWLALQFIEYFTGPVGEKQWVSLGLALPARTSILESSAYSSIQPALAYAGSTEFPYTYGWAYNTTNFTAAHTEAHNVIADMFAGKLTPMQAYQQILADTNSSLAGTSTL; this is encoded by the coding sequence ATGAGAACAGTCGGTGTGATAGTTGTGATCGTAGTGGTCATAGCGGCCGCTGCCAGCGCGGGGTACATTCTTACCAAACCGAAAAGCAAGCTGACAATTGTCTTTTCAGGATGGGTATCCAGCGGAGCTGAATACACGTTCGACCAGCAGATGGTAAAAAACTTCAATGCGATGCATCCGAACGATTCGGTTGTGTTTAGTCCGATAACAGGAAACTATTATGGTGTGTTGTCAACGAAGTTTACGACCAATACGGCTCCAGCAGTCATGTACATGGAAAATGACGCACTGCCCGCTTATGCCAAGGCAGGCTATCTTTTGAACATGACGCCTTTCCTGAATGCAAATTCGAGCTACGATGTTCAGGGATTTGTTCCTCAGATCCTGAACACATTTACATACAAGGGAGGGATTTATGCCGCTCCCAAGGACTGGAGTCCATTGTTCATCTACTTCAACAAGTACATATTCAACCAGGAAAAAGTTCCTTACCCCGGCAACCTTACCGTATGGAACTGGACAACGATGACTTCCACACTTCAGCAGCTCAAAAACAACGAGACCATGCTGCCCGGAGGCGGGTCCGGCTACTATCCAATGGTTGTCGGAGCCCAGTTTGCCAGGATCCTCGCATTCATGCATGAGGCTGGCGGACAGTGGATTAGCCAGAGCGGAAGCGGTGCAGCACCTAACTCTGCAGGACTCCTGTCTGCGATAGAGTTCTGGTACGGCCTATACCAAAAGGGACTGGCAGGATTGAATACCAATATGAGTGCTGGCTGGAACGGTGGCGACTTTTCAACAGGCAAGGTCGGAATGGTTGTCAGCGGCGGATGGACATATCCGGTGGCAACAGGAAACGGTTCGTTCTTCCATAACAATCTCAACGCCCTTGGCTATTATCATATGCCATCAGATGTACAGAACGGAACAATGGGTTTTGACGTCGGCCTGGCGATAAACAGCCATTTGCCCGCAGCCAAACAGTGGCTTGCCCTTCAGTTCATAGAGTACTTCACCGGACCGGTTGGAGAGAAGCAGTGGGTTAGCCTGGGACTTGCCCTGCCGGCGAGAACGTCAATCCTGGAAAGTTCTGCATATTCGAGCATTCAGCCGGCACTGGCATATGCCGGATCTACCGAATTCCCGTATACATATGGATGGGCATACAACACCACGAACTTCACCGCGGCGCACACTGAGGCGCACAATGTCATTGCAGATATGTTTGCCGGCAAACTGACGCCCATGCAGGCTTACCAGCAGATACTCGCCGATACAAACTCTTCGCTGGCAGGTACATCGACATTGTAG
- the dinB gene encoding DNA polymerase IV has translation MPQRIIMHIDLDYFYAQCEEVRRPDIRGKPVVVCIYSGRSEDSGAVSTSNYAARKLGIRSGIPIIQAKRIAQQGAMFLSADLDYYDTVSERIMGFLRSFSPAMEQASVDEAYLDFTGIVSGNGEAEEKAREIKKGILSSEGLTCSVGIGPNKLLSKIAAGVNKPDGLTSISADAAMDFLGNMEVGKLFGVGRVTGAKLNEMGIRTVAELREADIGELKKEFGTSMGSYLFNASRGIDDEPVKERKREQYGRIITLKEDTRDRNVIADNAMKLMENVVQSARADKVKFKTVSFIGIMEDLSTRTKNRSLPDFVDDFNLCARLLPELVDDFLSEHDGKLRRLGVKISNLSEGRGQKSLSDFA, from the coding sequence GTGCCGCAGAGAATCATAATGCACATTGATCTGGACTATTTTTACGCGCAGTGCGAAGAGGTGCGCAGACCCGATATCAGGGGGAAGCCGGTTGTTGTGTGCATTTATTCGGGAAGAAGCGAGGACAGCGGAGCGGTCTCCACATCAAATTATGCCGCAAGAAAACTCGGAATCAGATCCGGCATACCGATAATACAGGCGAAGAGGATAGCACAGCAGGGTGCGATGTTTCTGAGCGCGGATCTGGATTATTACGATACCGTGTCTGAACGTATCATGGGATTTCTGAGGTCTTTTTCGCCTGCAATGGAGCAGGCAAGTGTTGATGAGGCATATCTCGATTTCACTGGCATTGTATCAGGGAATGGCGAGGCGGAAGAGAAGGCAAGGGAAATCAAAAAAGGAATACTGTCCTCAGAAGGACTCACCTGCTCTGTCGGCATCGGTCCGAACAAACTCCTGTCGAAGATTGCAGCTGGGGTGAATAAACCCGACGGGCTGACATCAATCAGCGCGGACGCCGCAATGGATTTTCTCGGAAACATGGAGGTGGGAAAGCTCTTCGGCGTAGGCAGGGTTACCGGTGCCAAGCTCAATGAAATGGGAATCAGGACGGTGGCGGAACTGAGGGAAGCGGACATCGGTGAGCTGAAGAAGGAGTTCGGGACAAGCATGGGCAGCTACCTGTTCAACGCGTCAAGGGGCATCGACGATGAGCCTGTAAAGGAGCGCAAGAGGGAACAATACGGGAGAATAATTACTTTAAAAGAGGATACAAGGGACAGAAATGTGATTGCCGATAATGCAATGAAGTTAATGGAAAACGTTGTTCAGTCCGCGAGAGCAGACAAAGTGAAATTCAAAACCGTGTCGTTCATTGGAATAATGGAGGATCTCTCTACAAGGACAAAGAACAGGAGCCTCCCGGACTTCGTAGACGATTTCAACCTCTGTGCAAGACTGCTTCCGGAACTAGTAGATGATTTCCTCTCCGAGCATGATGGAAAGCTGCGCAGGCTCGGCGTGAAAATTTCCAACCTTTCCGAAGGAAGAGGCCAGAAATCTCTTTCCGATTTTGCATGA
- the lipB gene encoding lipoyl(octanoyl) transferase LipB yields METAQSGTEDAEASCERPLQSCNVLRLGLTDYGRCLDFQRLLLSRRQQSLICDTLIVTEHNPVITFGRNFSGPLPSLPVPVFSIERGGEGTYHAPGQLVAYPIINLNENMVGARTLVKRIQQAAVLALEAAGIRAEGRLDPVGVWVGDRKIASIGIAVKRWVSFHGIAININNPLSGFDLIRPCGLDSSVMTSAARLLGHEADFGLVREAFIHGFLKEFNFVERTADAELLDAMGEKL; encoded by the coding sequence ATGGAGACGGCGCAGTCCGGCACTGAAGATGCGGAGGCATCCTGCGAACGGCCGCTGCAGAGCTGCAACGTTCTGAGGCTGGGCCTGACCGATTACGGCAGATGCCTTGATTTCCAGCGGCTGCTCCTTTCGAGGAGACAGCAGTCGCTGATTTGCGACACGCTGATAGTCACTGAGCACAATCCGGTGATTACCTTCGGCAGAAATTTCAGCGGCCCGCTGCCTTCTCTGCCCGTTCCCGTCTTCTCCATAGAAAGGGGAGGGGAAGGAACCTACCATGCGCCTGGGCAGCTTGTCGCTTATCCTATCATCAACCTGAACGAAAACATGGTAGGTGCGAGAACGCTCGTTAAGAGGATTCAGCAGGCAGCAGTTTTGGCGCTCGAAGCCGCAGGCATAAGAGCCGAGGGGCGGCTGGATCCTGTCGGCGTGTGGGTGGGGGACAGGAAGATAGCCTCCATTGGCATAGCCGTCAAGCGGTGGGTTAGCTTCCACGGCATCGCAATAAATATAAACAACCCGCTTAGCGGTTTCGATCTCATAAGGCCCTGCGGCCTTGACTCGTCCGTCATGACATCGGCAGCCAGGCTGCTGGGCCACGAGGCCGATTTCGGTCTTGTTCGTGAAGCGTTTATACATGGTTTCCTGAAGGAGTTCAATTTTGTGGAACGGACAGCGGATGCGGAGCTGCTGGATGCAATGGGTGAGAAGCTGTAA